One genomic region from Streptomyces sp. Li-HN-5-11 encodes:
- a CDS encoding NAD-dependent malic enzyme has translation MATAPSVSYSMTIRLEVPASGTAVSQLTTAVESSGGSVTGLDVTASGHEKLRIDVTIAATSTAHAEEIVEKLRGIEGVTLGKVSDRTFLMHLGGKIEMASKHPIRNRDDLSMVYTPGVARVCMAIAENPEDARRLTIKRNSVAVVTDGSAVLGLGNIGPKAALPVMEGKAALFKRFAGIDAWPICLDTQDTDAIVEIVKAIAPGFAGINLEDISAPRCFEIEARLREALDIPVFHDDQHGTAIVVLAALTNALRCTGKAIDDIRVVMSGAGAAGTAILKLLIAAGVKNAVVADIAGVVHAGREDLVDAPAGSALRWIADNTNPENLSGTLKEAVRGADVFIGVSAPNVLDGDDVAAMAEGAIVFALANPDPEVDPAIARQTAAVVATGRSDFPNQINNVLVFPGVFRGLLDAQSRTVNTEMMLAAAKALADVVTEGELNPNYIIPSVFNDKVAGAVAGAVREAAKAAGAAAVSSSSVI, from the coding sequence ATGGCAACGGCGCCCAGCGTCTCCTACTCGATGACCATCCGGCTGGAGGTGCCCGCGAGCGGAACGGCCGTCTCGCAGCTCACCACCGCCGTGGAGTCCTCCGGAGGCTCGGTGACCGGCCTCGACGTCACCGCGTCCGGGCACGAGAAGCTCCGCATCGACGTCACCATCGCGGCCACCTCGACCGCGCACGCGGAGGAGATCGTCGAGAAGCTGCGCGGCATCGAGGGCGTCACGCTGGGCAAGGTCTCGGACCGTACGTTCCTGATGCACCTCGGCGGCAAGATCGAGATGGCGTCCAAGCACCCCATCCGCAACCGTGACGACCTGTCCATGGTCTACACACCGGGCGTGGCCCGCGTCTGCATGGCGATCGCGGAGAACCCCGAGGACGCCCGCCGGCTGACCATCAAACGAAACTCCGTTGCGGTCGTGACGGACGGCTCGGCCGTGCTGGGCCTGGGCAACATCGGCCCCAAGGCCGCGCTGCCCGTCATGGAGGGCAAGGCGGCCCTCTTCAAGCGGTTCGCCGGCATCGACGCCTGGCCGATCTGCCTCGACACCCAGGACACCGACGCGATCGTCGAGATCGTCAAGGCGATCGCCCCCGGGTTCGCCGGCATCAACCTCGAGGACATCTCCGCCCCCCGCTGCTTCGAGATCGAGGCGCGACTGCGGGAGGCCCTGGACATCCCCGTCTTCCACGACGACCAGCACGGCACCGCGATCGTCGTCCTCGCCGCCCTGACGAACGCGCTTCGCTGCACCGGCAAGGCAATTGACGACATCCGCGTCGTGATGTCCGGCGCCGGCGCGGCCGGTACGGCCATCCTCAAGCTGCTGATCGCCGCGGGTGTGAAGAACGCCGTCGTGGCCGACATCGCCGGTGTCGTGCACGCCGGCCGCGAGGACCTGGTGGACGCCCCGGCCGGCTCGGCGCTGCGGTGGATCGCGGACAACACCAACCCCGAGAACCTCAGCGGCACGCTGAAGGAGGCCGTGCGCGGTGCCGACGTCTTCATCGGCGTCTCCGCCCCGAACGTCCTCGACGGCGACGACGTGGCCGCCATGGCCGAGGGTGCGATCGTGTTCGCGCTCGCGAACCCCGACCCCGAGGTCGACCCCGCAATCGCCCGTCAGACGGCGGCGGTTGTGGCCACCGGCCGCTCCGACTTCCCCAACCAGATCAACAACGTCCTTGTCTTCCCGGGCGTCTTCCGCGGTCTGCTGGACGCGCAGTCGCGCACCGTCAACACCGAGATGATGCTGGCCGCCGCGAAGGCCCTGGCGGACGTGGTGACCGAGGGCGAGCTGAACCCGAACTACATCATCCCGAGCGTCTTCAACGACAAGGTCGCCGGCGCGGTGGCGGGCGCGGTGCGGGAGGCCGCGAAGGCCGCGGGAGCGGCGGCGGTCAGCAGCTCCTCCGTCATCTGA
- a CDS encoding UvrD-helicase domain-containing protein has protein sequence MAAQAQQETAVGSVHGEAHDSVRDREISVEQAHLDRVYRRLEEKIHEAEFLMHDAARRGQVGTPGALAERDAQVFRAGVHLNRLNNEFEDFLFGRIDLLPGKDGKKGPDGAYTAVEPAEGAVRPDNTADIAETLHIGRIGVLDEEYAPLVIDWRAPAAAPFYRATPVDPGRVVRRRVIRSKGRRVLGVEDDLMRPELTARLDGHELPVVGDGALMAALGQARGHTMRDIVSTIQAEQDLVIRAPAASVTYVEGGPGTGKTAVALHRAAYLLYQDRRRYAGGILIVSPTPLLVAYTEGVLPSLGEEGQVAIRAIGSLVEGAEATLYDSPATARAKGSYRMLKVLRKAARGALETNDTPTRLRVVAFGRRLELQAQELERIRRTALGGTAPVNLLRPRARKLLLDALWEQSGAAGRHTDPELAAELRSSFDEDVSGEDDFLAFLDSWWPELTPSAVLAAMADERRLGRWARRILNPGEVRRVARSLRREGWSVHDIAMLDELQAILGTPARPRRRRELDPLDQLTGLEELMPVREESQRERAERLAQERTEYAHVIVDEAQDLTPLQWRMVGRRGRHATWTVVGDPAQSSWSDPDEAAEARDEALGTRPRRRFELTVNYRNPAEIAELAAKVLALAMPGAKAPSAVRSTGVRPRFVTTNNGHAAVGRDSLEKTVREEARRLLDRVDGTVGVVVAMHRREEARRWLAGLGDRVVALGSLEAKGLEYDATLVVSPAAIADESPAGLRVLYVALTRATQQLTVVSDEGDQPDGAGVPDLLRD, from the coding sequence GTGGCCGCTCAGGCTCAACAGGAAACCGCGGTCGGCTCGGTTCACGGCGAAGCGCACGACTCCGTCCGGGACCGGGAGATCAGCGTGGAACAGGCGCACCTGGACCGGGTGTACCGGCGGCTCGAGGAGAAGATCCACGAGGCCGAGTTCCTCATGCACGACGCGGCCAGGCGTGGCCAGGTCGGCACGCCCGGCGCGCTCGCGGAGCGCGACGCGCAGGTCTTCCGGGCGGGCGTCCACCTCAACCGCCTGAACAACGAGTTCGAGGACTTCCTCTTCGGCCGTATCGACCTGCTGCCCGGCAAGGACGGCAAGAAGGGCCCGGACGGCGCGTACACCGCCGTCGAGCCCGCCGAGGGCGCGGTGCGCCCCGACAACACCGCCGACATCGCCGAGACCCTGCACATCGGCCGCATCGGCGTCCTCGACGAGGAGTACGCCCCGCTGGTCATCGACTGGCGGGCGCCCGCGGCCGCCCCTTTCTACCGCGCCACCCCGGTCGACCCCGGCCGGGTGGTGCGCCGGCGCGTCATCCGCTCCAAGGGGCGGCGCGTGCTCGGCGTCGAGGACGACCTGATGCGTCCGGAGCTGACGGCCCGCCTCGACGGGCACGAGCTGCCCGTCGTCGGCGACGGCGCGCTGATGGCCGCGCTCGGCCAGGCCCGCGGCCACACCATGCGGGACATCGTCTCCACCATCCAGGCGGAGCAGGACCTGGTCATCCGCGCCCCCGCCGCCTCGGTGACCTACGTCGAGGGCGGCCCGGGCACGGGGAAGACGGCCGTTGCCCTGCACCGGGCGGCCTACCTCCTCTACCAGGACCGGCGCCGTTACGCGGGCGGCATCCTGATCGTCTCGCCGACCCCGCTGCTCGTCGCGTACACCGAGGGCGTGCTGCCCTCCCTCGGCGAGGAGGGGCAGGTCGCCATCCGCGCGATCGGCTCGCTGGTCGAGGGCGCCGAGGCCACGCTCTACGACTCCCCGGCCACGGCCCGCGCCAAGGGCTCGTACCGCATGCTCAAGGTGCTGCGGAAGGCCGCCCGCGGAGCCCTCGAGACGAACGACACGCCGACCCGGCTGCGCGTCGTCGCCTTCGGCCGCCGGCTGGAACTTCAGGCCCAGGAGCTGGAGCGGATCCGCCGCACCGCCCTCGGCGGCACCGCACCCGTCAACCTGCTGCGCCCGCGCGCCCGCAAGCTGCTCCTGGACGCGCTGTGGGAGCAGTCCGGCGCGGCCGGCCGGCACACCGACCCGGAACTCGCCGCGGAGCTGCGCTCCTCCTTCGACGAGGACGTCAGCGGTGAGGACGACTTCCTCGCGTTCCTCGACTCCTGGTGGCCCGAACTGACCCCGTCGGCCGTGCTCGCCGCCATGGCCGACGAGCGCCGGCTCGGCCGCTGGGCGCGCCGGATCCTCAACCCGGGGGAGGTGCGCAGGGTCGCCCGCTCGCTCAGACGGGAGGGGTGGTCGGTGCACGACATCGCGATGCTCGACGAGCTCCAGGCGATCCTCGGCACCCCGGCCCGTCCGCGCAGGAGGCGCGAGCTGGACCCGCTGGACCAGCTCACCGGGCTGGAGGAGCTCATGCCGGTGCGCGAGGAGTCGCAGCGCGAGCGGGCCGAGCGGCTGGCGCAGGAACGCACCGAGTACGCGCACGTCATCGTGGACGAGGCGCAGGACCTCACGCCCCTGCAGTGGCGCATGGTGGGCCGCCGCGGCCGGCACGCCACCTGGACGGTCGTCGGCGACCCGGCCCAGTCCTCCTGGTCCGACCCCGACGAGGCGGCCGAGGCCCGCGACGAGGCCCTCGGCACCCGCCCGCGCCGCCGCTTCGAGCTGACGGTGAACTACCGCAACCCGGCCGAGATCGCCGAGCTGGCCGCGAAGGTGCTCGCCCTCGCCATGCCGGGAGCCAAGGCGCCGTCGGCCGTGCGCTCCACCGGCGTGCGGCCGCGTTTCGTGACGACGAACAACGGTCACGCCGCCGTCGGGCGGGACTCCCTGGAGAAGACCGTGCGGGAGGAGGCCCGGCGGCTGCTGGACCGGGTCGACGGCACGGTCGGCGTGGTCGTCGCCATGCACCGGCGCGAGGAGGCCCGCCGCTGGCTCGCCGGGCTCGGCGACCGGGTGGTGGCCCTCGGCAGCCTGGAGGCCAAGGGCCTGGAGTACGACGCGACGCTCGTCGTCTCGCCCGCGGCGATCGCCGACGAGTCGCCGGCCGGCCTGCGGGTGCTCTACGTCGCCCTGACCCGGGCCACGCAGCAGCTGACGGTCGTCTCGGACGAGGGCGACCAGCCCGACGGGGCCGGGGTGCCGGATCTGCTGCGGGACTGA
- a CDS encoding DUF3039 domain-containing protein, producing the protein MSTLEPERGTGTGTLVEPTPQVSHGDGDHERFAHYVQKDKIMASALDGTPVVALCGKVWVPGRDPKKYPVCPLCKEIYESMGSGGEGGDDKK; encoded by the coding sequence ATGAGCACTCTCGAGCCCGAGCGCGGGACTGGTACGGGAACCCTCGTAGAGCCGACGCCGCAGGTGTCCCACGGCGACGGCGACCACGAGCGCTTCGCCCACTACGTCCAGAAGGACAAGATCATGGCGAGCGCCCTCGACGGGACGCCCGTCGTGGCGCTGTGCGGCAAGGTGTGGGTGCCGGGCCGCGACCCGAAGAAGTACCCCGTGTGCCCCCTGTGCAAGGAGATCTACGAGTCCATGGGCAGCGGCGGCGAGGGCGGCGACGACAAGAAGTAA
- a CDS encoding YqgE/AlgH family protein produces MTEVSSLTGRLLVATPALADPNFDRAVVLLLDHDEEGSLGVVLNRPTPVDVGDILEGWADLAGEPGVVFQGGPVSLDSALGVAVIPGGGAGERAPLGWRRVHGAIGLVDLEAPPELLASALGSLRIFAGYAGWGPGQLEDELVEGAWYVVESEPGDVSSPSPERLWREVLRRQRNELAMVATYPDDPSLN; encoded by the coding sequence ATGACCGAGGTGTCCTCGCTCACAGGGCGGCTGCTCGTGGCAACGCCCGCCCTGGCGGACCCGAACTTCGACCGTGCGGTGGTGCTCCTTCTCGACCACGACGAGGAGGGCTCCCTCGGTGTCGTCCTCAACCGTCCCACCCCTGTGGACGTGGGTGACATCCTGGAGGGCTGGGCGGACCTCGCCGGGGAGCCCGGCGTCGTCTTCCAGGGCGGCCCGGTGTCGCTGGACTCCGCACTCGGGGTCGCCGTCATCCCCGGCGGCGGTGCCGGAGAGCGTGCCCCGCTGGGCTGGCGCCGGGTGCACGGAGCGATCGGTCTCGTCGACCTGGAGGCTCCGCCCGAGCTGCTGGCCTCCGCCCTCGGCTCCCTGCGGATCTTCGCCGGCTACGCCGGCTGGGGCCCGGGCCAGCTGGAGGACGAGCTGGTGGAGGGGGCCTGGTACGTCGTCGAGTCGGAGCCCGGCGACGTCTCCTCGCCGTCCCCCGAAAGACTCTGGCGCGAGGTGCTGCGCCGGCAGCGCAACGAGCTGGCGATGGTCGCCACCTACCCGGACGACCCGTCGCTCAACTGA
- a CDS encoding beta-N-acetylhexosaminidase, with translation MTELIPAPLSARAWSEQVFTLDEDTTITAGPGVGNAGHWLREALRAATGLPLREGRPGPPQRAAENSVELRHAHHLPPEGYRISIRDNRALVTGGDPAGAFWGAQTLRQLLGPDAYRRAPLRRTGWALPEAEIQDAPRFRWRGLLLDVARHFTAKDGVLRHLDLMAAHKLNVFHLHLTDDQGWRVEIKRYPGLTEIGSWRARTRFGHRASPLWEEKPHGGYYTQDDIREIVAYAAERHITVVPEIDVPGHSQAAIAAYPGLGNTDVIDTTTLSVWDDWGINPNVLAPTDNTLRFYEGVFEEVLELFPSEFVHVGGDECPKDQWRASPAAQARIKELGLAGEDELQAWFIGHFAEWLSARGRRLIGWDEILEGGAAPGAAVSSWRGYAGGIAAARAGHDVVMCPEQQVYLDHRQAPGDDEPVPIGYVRTLEDVYRFEPVPPELDEEQARHVLGTQANVWTEVTEDPARVDYQTYPRLAAFAEVAWSRLPAPPERDFAGFERRMAAHYRRLDALGVAYRPPAGPRPWQRRPGVLGRPIEGAPPRR, from the coding sequence CTGACGGAACTGATCCCCGCGCCGCTCAGCGCCCGAGCGTGGAGCGAGCAGGTCTTCACCCTCGACGAGGACACGACGATCACGGCGGGCCCGGGCGTGGGCAACGCCGGCCACTGGCTGCGTGAGGCGCTCCGGGCGGCCACCGGCCTGCCGCTGCGCGAGGGCCGGCCCGGCCCGCCCCAGCGCGCGGCGGAGAACTCCGTCGAACTGCGCCACGCCCACCACCTGCCGCCGGAGGGCTACCGCATCAGCATCCGCGACAACCGGGCCCTCGTCACCGGCGGCGATCCGGCCGGCGCCTTCTGGGGCGCCCAGACCCTGCGCCAGCTGCTCGGCCCGGACGCCTACCGGCGGGCTCCCCTGAGGCGCACCGGCTGGGCGCTGCCGGAAGCCGAGATCCAGGACGCCCCCCGCTTCCGCTGGCGCGGCCTCCTGCTCGACGTCGCCCGGCACTTCACGGCCAAGGACGGCGTGCTGCGCCACCTGGACCTGATGGCCGCGCACAAACTCAACGTGTTCCACTTGCACTTGACGGACGACCAGGGCTGGCGCGTCGAGATCAAGCGCTACCCGGGACTGACCGAGATCGGCTCCTGGCGGGCGCGCACGAGATTCGGCCACCGGGCGTCCCCGCTGTGGGAGGAGAAACCGCACGGGGGTTACTACACCCAGGACGACATCCGGGAGATCGTCGCCTACGCCGCCGAGCGGCATATCACCGTCGTCCCGGAGATCGACGTACCCGGCCACTCGCAGGCAGCCATCGCCGCGTATCCCGGACTCGGCAACACCGACGTCATCGACACAACCACCCTTTCCGTCTGGGACGACTGGGGAATCAATCCGAACGTACTCGCCCCCACTGACAACACCCTGCGCTTCTACGAGGGCGTCTTCGAGGAAGTGCTCGAGCTGTTCCCCTCGGAGTTCGTCCATGTCGGCGGTGACGAATGCCCCAAGGACCAGTGGCGGGCCTCGCCGGCCGCGCAGGCGCGCATCAAGGAACTCGGGCTGGCCGGCGAGGACGAGCTGCAGGCGTGGTTCATCGGCCACTTCGCCGAGTGGCTGTCCGCGCGCGGGCGCAGGCTCATCGGCTGGGACGAGATCCTCGAGGGCGGTGCGGCACCCGGGGCCGCCGTGTCCTCCTGGCGCGGGTACGCGGGCGGGATCGCCGCCGCGCGGGCCGGCCACGACGTCGTCATGTGCCCGGAGCAGCAGGTGTACCTGGACCACCGTCAGGCCCCGGGCGACGACGAGCCCGTGCCGATCGGCTACGTGCGCACCCTGGAGGACGTCTACCGGTTCGAGCCGGTTCCGCCCGAGCTCGACGAGGAGCAGGCCCGGCATGTGCTGGGCACGCAGGCCAACGTGTGGACCGAGGTGACGGAGGATCCCGCGCGGGTCGACTACCAGACCTATCCCCGGCTGGCCGCGTTCGCCGAGGTCGCCTGGAGCCGGCTGCCCGCCCCGCCGGAGCGGGACTTCGCCGGCTTCGAGCGGCGGATGGCCGCCCACTACCGGCGACTTGACGCCCTGGGAGTCGCCTACCGTCCGCCCGCCGGACCGCGTCCGTGGCAGCGGCGCCCCGGTGTCCTCGGCCGCCCGATCGAGGGAGCGCCGCCCCGCAGGTGA
- a CDS encoding HU family DNA-binding protein, whose product MNRSELVAALADRAEVTRKDADAVLAAFADVVGDIVSKGDEKVTIPGFLTFERTHRAARTARNPQTGEPIQIPAGYSVKVSAGSKLKESAKGK is encoded by the coding sequence ATGAACCGCAGTGAGCTGGTGGCCGCGCTGGCCGACCGCGCCGAGGTGACCCGCAAGGACGCCGACGCGGTGCTGGCCGCGTTCGCCGACGTCGTCGGCGACATCGTCTCCAAGGGGGACGAGAAGGTCACCATCCCCGGCTTCCTCACCTTCGAGCGCACCCACCGTGCCGCTCGCACCGCCCGCAACCCGCAGACCGGCGAGCCGATCCAGATCCCGGCCGGCTACAGCGTGAAGGTCTCCGCGGGCAGCAAGCTCAAGGAATCCGCGAAGGGCAAGTGA
- the murA gene encoding UDP-N-acetylglucosamine 1-carboxyvinyltransferase has protein sequence MTVNDDVLLVHGGTPLEGEIRVRGAKNLVPKAMVAALLGSEPSRLRNVPDIRDVRVVRGLLQLHGVTVRPGDEPGELVLDPTYVESANVADIDAHAGSSRIPILFCGPLLHRLGHAFIPGLGGCDIGGRPIDFHFDVLRQFGATIEKRADGQYLEAPQRLRGTKIRLPYPSVGATEQVLLTAVLAEGVTELSNAAVEPEIEDLICVLQKMGAIIAIDTDRTIRITGVDKLGGYTHRALADRLEAASWASAALATEGNIYVRGAQQRSMMTFLNTYRKVGGAFEIDDEGIRFWHPGGQLKSIALETDVHPGFQTDWQQPLVVALTQATGLSIIHETVYESRLGFTSALNQMGAHIQLYRECLGGSDCRFGQRNFLHSAVVSGPTKLQGADLVIPDLRGGFSYLIAALAAQGTSRVHGIDLINRGYENFMEKLVELGAKVELPGQALG, from the coding sequence ATGACCGTCAACGACGATGTCCTGCTTGTCCATGGCGGAACCCCGCTGGAGGGCGAGATCCGTGTCCGCGGTGCGAAGAACCTCGTACCGAAGGCCATGGTCGCCGCTCTGCTGGGCAGTGAGCCAAGTCGACTGCGCAACGTTCCGGACATCCGTGACGTGCGAGTCGTACGCGGTCTGCTGCAACTGCACGGGGTGACGGTCCGTCCGGGTGACGAGCCGGGCGAGCTGGTGCTGGACCCGACCTACGTGGAGAGCGCGAACGTCGCCGACATCGACGCCCACGCGGGCTCGTCGCGCATCCCGATCCTGTTCTGCGGTCCGCTGCTGCACCGCCTCGGGCACGCGTTCATCCCGGGCCTGGGCGGCTGCGACATCGGCGGCCGGCCCATCGACTTCCACTTCGACGTGCTGCGGCAGTTCGGCGCGACGATCGAGAAGCGTGCGGACGGGCAGTACCTGGAGGCCCCGCAGCGGCTGCGCGGTACGAAGATCCGGCTGCCGTACCCGTCCGTTGGCGCGACGGAGCAGGTGCTGCTGACGGCCGTACTCGCCGAGGGCGTCACCGAGTTGTCCAACGCGGCCGTCGAGCCGGAGATCGAGGACCTGATCTGCGTCCTGCAGAAGATGGGCGCGATCATCGCGATCGACACCGACCGCACCATCCGCATCACCGGTGTGGACAAGCTGGGGGGCTACACGCACCGGGCGCTGGCGGACCGCCTGGAGGCCGCGTCCTGGGCGTCGGCGGCGCTGGCGACCGAGGGCAACATCTACGTCCGCGGCGCGCAGCAGCGGTCGATGATGACGTTCCTGAACACCTACCGGAAGGTGGGCGGCGCGTTCGAGATCGACGACGAGGGCATCCGCTTCTGGCACCCGGGCGGCCAGCTGAAGTCGATCGCGCTGGAGACGGACGTCCACCCGGGCTTCCAGACCGACTGGCAGCAGCCGCTGGTCGTCGCCCTCACCCAGGCGACCGGGCTGTCGATCATCCACGAGACGGTCTACGAGTCCCGTCTGGGCTTCACGTCCGCGCTGAACCAGATGGGCGCCCACATCCAGCTGTACCGCGAGTGCCTGGGCGGCTCCGACTGCCGCTTCGGCCAGCGCAACTTCCTGCACTCCGCGGTGGTCTCCGGCCCGACGAAACTCCAGGGGGCCGACCTGGTCATCCCCGACCTGCGCGGCGGCTTCTCCTACCTCATCGCCGCCCTGGCGGCCCAGGGCACGTCCCGCGTCCACGGCATCGACCTGATCAACCGCGGCTACGAGAACTTCATGGAGAAGCTGGTCGAGCTGGGCGCGAAGGTCGAGCTGCCGGGCCAGGCACTCGGCTGA
- a CDS encoding FAD binding domain-containing protein, whose amino-acid sequence MTTHAPQAAQAVTLPTTLNEAVAALAALPTAVPVAGGTDLMAAVNSGQLRPAALVGLGRISEIRGWQYQDGHALLGAGLTHARMGRPDFAALIPALAAAARAAGPPHIRNAGTLGGNIASAAPTGDALPVLAALEATLIIAGPGGARREIPVSHLLAGVEMLRAGELIGYVRVPLLHAPQVFLKATGRTGPGRAVASVALVLDPARRGVRCAVGAIAPMPLRPLDAEHWVGRLIDWDNNRAIVPEALSAFGEYVAAACIPDPSPAEDGSVQQLPPAVLHLRRTVAALARRALGRALS is encoded by the coding sequence TTGACCACGCACGCACCGCAGGCGGCGCAGGCCGTCACGCTGCCCACGACGCTGAACGAGGCCGTGGCGGCACTCGCCGCGCTGCCCACCGCCGTACCCGTGGCGGGCGGCACCGACCTCATGGCCGCCGTCAACTCCGGGCAGCTCAGGCCGGCCGCGCTGGTCGGCCTCGGCCGGATCAGCGAGATCCGCGGCTGGCAGTACCAGGACGGCCACGCGCTGCTCGGCGCCGGGCTCACGCACGCGCGCATGGGCCGCCCCGACTTCGCCGCCCTGATCCCGGCGCTCGCCGCCGCCGCGCGCGCCGCGGGCCCGCCGCACATCCGCAACGCGGGCACCCTGGGCGGCAACATCGCCTCGGCCGCGCCCACCGGGGACGCGCTGCCGGTGCTGGCCGCCCTGGAGGCGACACTGATCATCGCGGGCCCGGGCGGAGCCCGCCGGGAGATCCCGGTGTCGCACCTGCTGGCCGGCGTGGAGATGCTCCGCGCGGGCGAGCTCATCGGCTACGTGCGCGTGCCGCTGCTGCACGCGCCGCAGGTCTTCCTCAAGGCCACGGGCCGCACCGGCCCCGGCCGGGCGGTGGCCTCCGTGGCGCTGGTCCTCGATCCGGCGCGGCGCGGGGTGCGGTGCGCGGTCGGAGCCATAGCGCCGATGCCGCTGCGGCCCCTTGACGCCGAGCACTGGGTCGGCCGGCTCATCGACTGGGACAACAACCGCGCGATCGTCCCGGAGGCGCTGAGCGCCTTCGGGGAGTACGTCGCCGCGGCCTGCATCCCCGACCCGTCCCCGGCCGAGGACGGCTCCGTGCAGCAGCTTCCGCCCGCCGTACTGCATCTGCGGCGCACCGTCGCCGCGCTGGCCCGACGAGCACTGGGGAGGGCGCTGTCGTGA
- a CDS encoding 2Fe-2S iron-sulfur cluster-binding protein: MTDDQHGEGTPRSGSRWDPLPQGDYDDGATAFVKLPEGGIDALLAADSPLAAPGHGYVPPRITSSSPEPADPSAAGGWGAPGTPAEGTQWPDPNAVPRDVGTGAGGDDRFTYRPGATQQWHFDEVQATQAGQAHASGHDVTGQWSIPVAGGDLPDESGEFTTSSLIQQWGGTPPATLPGGAPAPWATEPAGQPWGQPQPGAGTDGHGQGYEHGHETPAGDAHGGRPTRETYRAEPPARGPHTDQRPAGEPHGDEHPAESARPAPRYPDAPAEDRTGTGHSQTTAHPAPHEHPARGAAPSAEAADQPSRQAPSASYPEPDGASYPEPADASRPDARSSDEQEARRRSEQGADPSPEHAAGTSQRGPGAGEADEAAAEAADGPAEPSAGPSGAEDTGPVPRAPQEPGTAAASSPPDTDQAPSGHTAAPEDETPPAAPRDEHPLASFVLRVNGVDRPVTDAWIGESLLYVLRERLGLAGAKDGCSQGECGACNVQVDGRLVASCLVPAVTAAGSEVRTVEGLAVDGQPSDVQRALARCGAVQCGFCVPGMAMTVHDLLEGNPAPTELETRQALCGNLCRCSGYRGVLEAVQEVVAEREAHSAADGTESDADEPRIPHQAGPGAGGIHPSAFESPGPHDPYGQDGGQA, encoded by the coding sequence GTGACCGACGACCAGCACGGAGAGGGCACGCCCCGCAGCGGCAGCCGCTGGGACCCGCTGCCGCAGGGCGACTACGACGACGGCGCCACCGCGTTCGTGAAGCTCCCCGAGGGGGGCATCGACGCCCTCCTGGCCGCCGACAGCCCGCTCGCCGCGCCCGGCCACGGGTACGTACCGCCGCGGATAACGTCCTCCTCGCCCGAGCCGGCCGATCCGTCGGCCGCCGGCGGCTGGGGCGCGCCGGGCACGCCCGCCGAGGGCACCCAGTGGCCCGACCCGAACGCCGTGCCGCGGGACGTGGGCACGGGCGCGGGCGGGGACGACCGGTTCACGTACCGCCCCGGGGCCACCCAGCAGTGGCACTTCGACGAGGTGCAGGCGACCCAGGCGGGACAGGCGCACGCCTCCGGGCACGACGTGACCGGGCAGTGGTCGATCCCCGTCGCCGGGGGCGATCTCCCGGACGAGTCCGGCGAGTTCACCACCTCGTCCCTGATCCAGCAGTGGGGCGGCACCCCTCCGGCCACCCTGCCCGGCGGCGCACCCGCCCCCTGGGCGACGGAGCCGGCCGGTCAGCCGTGGGGGCAGCCTCAGCCCGGGGCCGGCACCGACGGGCACGGGCAGGGGTACGAGCACGGTCACGAGACGCCGGCCGGGGACGCCCACGGCGGCCGGCCCACCCGGGAGACCTACCGGGCCGAACCGCCCGCGCGCGGGCCGCACACGGACCAGCGGCCGGCCGGGGAGCCGCACGGCGACGAGCACCCCGCCGAGTCCGCCCGCCCCGCGCCGCGTTACCCGGACGCGCCCGCGGAGGACCGGACCGGCACCGGCCATTCCCAGACGACCGCGCACCCGGCGCCGCACGAGCACCCCGCGCGGGGGGCCGCACCCTCCGCCGAAGCGGCCGACCAGCCGTCCCGGCAGGCGCCCTCCGCCTCCTACCCGGAGCCGGACGGCGCCTCCTACCCGGAGCCGGCCGACGCGTCCCGCCCGGACGCCCGGAGCTCGGACGAGCAGGAGGCCCGGCGTCGTTCGGAGCAGGGCGCCGACCCCTCGCCCGAGCACGCCGCCGGGACCTCACAGCGCGGTCCCGGGGCAGGTGAGGCCGACGAGGCCGCCGCAGAGGCCGCCGACGGGCCCGCTGAGCCGTCCGCGGGGCCGTCCGGGGCCGAGGACACCGGGCCCGTGCCCCGGGCTCCCCAGGAGCCCGGCACGGCCGCCGCCTCCTCACCCCCGGACACCGACCAGGCCCCCTCCGGCCACACCGCGGCACCCGAGGACGAGACACCCCCCGCGGCACCGCGGGACGAACACCCCCTCGCCTCCTTCGTGCTGCGCGTCAACGGCGTCGACCGGCCCGTCACCGACGCGTGGATCGGCGAGTCGCTGCTGTACGTGCTGCGCGAGCGGCTCGGTCTCGCGGGCGCCAAGGACGGCTGCTCGCAGGGCGAGTGCGGCGCCTGCAACGTCCAGGTCGACGGACGTCTCGTCGCCTCCTGCCTGGTGCCCGCGGTCACCGCCGCCGGCAGCGAGGTCCGCACCGTCGAGGGCCTCGCCGTCGACGGGCAGCCCTCCGACGTGCAGCGGGCGCTCGCGCGGTGCGGCGCGGTGCAGTGCGGCTTCTGCGTGCCCGGCATGGCGATGACCGTGCACGACCTGCTGGAGGGCAACCCGGCCCCGACCGAACTGGAGACCCGGCAGGCCCTGTGCGGCAACCTGTGCCGCTGCTCGGGCTACCGGGGCGTCCTGGAGGCCGTCCAGGAGGTCGTCGCCGAGCGCGAGGCGCACTCCGCGGCCGACGGGACCGAGTCGGACGCCGACGAGCCGCGTATTCCTCACCAGGCAGGCCCGGGAGCCGGCGGGATCCACCCCTCGGCGTTCGAGTCCCCCGGACCGCACGACCCCTACGGCCAGGACGGAGGCCAGGCGTGA